From Equus przewalskii isolate Varuska chromosome 2, EquPr2, whole genome shotgun sequence:
ttaagtgcgcacgttctgctttggtggccccggggtttgccacttcggatcccaggtgcacacatggcgctgcttggcacgccatgctgtggcaggcgtcccacgtataaagtagaggaagatgggcacagatgttggctcagggccagtcttcctcagcaaaaagaggaggattggcagtagttagctcagcgctaatcttcctcaaaaaaaaaaaaaaatcaattgtgtttctaagcaccagcaataaacaatctgaaaaggaaggTAAGAAAAGTaattcctggggctggctccatggcccagtggttaagtttctgccctccactttggtggcccagggttttgccggttcgaatcctgggcgtggatatggcactgctcatcaggccatgctgaggtagtgttcCACAcgtcacagctagaaggacccacaactaaaaaaaaaatacacaactatgtaccggggggctttggggagaaaaaggaaaagtaaaatcttaaaaaagaaaagaaaagtaattccTTTTGCagtagcatccaaaagaataaaataccaaggaaataaatttaaccaagacgGGGAAAggtttgtacactgaaaactataaaacattgttcaaagaaattaaaagaaaaaaattgaaaaaaaagaaaagctattaaagacctaaataaatggaaggacatcTTGTGTTCATAGTTGGAAGACTTTATGTTGATGGCAGcactgcccaaagcaatctacagattcagtgcagtcccAAGCAAAAGCCCGTCAGCCTGTTTGCAGACATGGAAAGCTGATCCTCAAATTCATGTGGAACTGCAAGCGGccccgaatagccaaaacaatattgaaaaagaacaaagttggaggagtcacatttcctcatttcaaaacttattacaaactACAGTAACCAAACAGTGCAGTATTGCCGTAAGGATAGACACGTAGACCAGTggaatagcattttttaaaaaaatttttttgaggaagatcagccctgatccaacatctgctgccaatcctcctgtttttgctgaggaagactggccctcagctaacatccaagcccatcttcctccactttatatgtgggacttaTATGtggcacacttaaccactgtgccacagggccggcccctggaatagCATTTAAAGTCCAGAAATTAGCCCATATATCTGTAGGCAACTGAGTTCAACAGGGTTGCCAatacaattcaatggggaaagaatagtcttttcaataaatgctgctggaaaaactggatactcacatgcaaaagaataaattctgCCTCACATcatctacaaaaattaaaatggatcaatgacctaaatatacaaccataaaactcttagaagaaaacataaatattcacggccttggatttggcaatggattcttagatgacaccaaaagcacaagcaatgaaagaaaagagataagttggacttcatcaaaattaaaaacttttggagctggccaggtggcacagtagttaagtttgcatgttcttcttcggcggcccagggttcgccagttcggatcccaggtgcaggcatggcaccccttggcaagccatgatgtggcaggcatcccacatataaagtagaggaagatgggcacggatgttagctcagggccaatcttcctcagcaaagaggaggattggcagtagatgttaactcagggctaatcttcctcaaaaaaaaaataaagaaaagaaaaaaggaagatgggcacagatattagctcagggccagtcttcctcagcaaagaggaggattggcagtagatgttagctcagagctaatcttcctcaaaaaaaatttttttaattaaaaacttttgtatttcaaaggacaccatcaaaaaagtgaaaagacaacccacagaatgagggaaaatatttgcacaacCTATATTTGATAATccagtatccaaaatatataaagagctcttacaagtCAACAATAAAGACAAtccaaattaaaaatgggcaaagaacttgcatatacccaagagaattgaaaacctATGCTCagacaaaaacttgtacacgaatgttcatagcacgAATAGTTTATTCATAgtgccaaaaagtggaaacaactcaaatgttcatcaactgatggataaacaaaaggtggtatagCAGTCCCTCCTTCCTTATCCATGGTtccactttctgtggtttcagttactcacggtcaaccacagtccaaaaatattcaatggaaaattccagaaataaacaattcatgttttaaattgtatgccattctgagtagcataatgaaatctcacaccatccCGCTCGGGgttgtgaatcatccctttgtccagtgcaTCCACGCTGTATACGCTATCCGCACGGTAGTCAGTAGCCGGCTAGGTTATCAGACCAactgtcatggtatcacagtgGTTGTCTTCAAGTCACCCTcactttacttaataatggccccaaagtgcaagagcagtgatgctggcaatttggatatgccagaGAAATTGTGCttcttcttttaagtgaaaaggtaaaagttcttgacttagtaagaaaaaaaatgtatgctgaggttgctaagatctacgcTTTTATTagagtatattgttataattattctattttattattagttgttaatctcttatggtgtctaatttataaatgaaactttatcataggtatgtatgtataggaaaaaacgtaGTATATATGGGGTTCAGTACtgtccgtggtttcaggcatccattggGGTCTTGGGACATAATCCCCGTGGatgggggactactgtatagCCCTACAAGGGGatgttatttggccataaaaaggagtgaaatactGATACAGGCTATAACATGATCCTttaaaacatgctaagtgaaagaagccagacacggaagaccacatattgtatgattccatttatactaaATAGACAGAATAGGCCAATCCATAAagaaaagtagattagtggctgcctacGGCTGGGGGAGAGAGGACTTGGCGAGGGTGGGGGGGTGACTGCTAacgggtatggggtttctttttgggtaatgaaaatgttcggAGAGTAGTAATGATGATTGCCCAATTCAATGAGTATACTAAGTCACTGAGTTGTAcgctttaaaagggtgaattttgtagtatgtgaattatatctcaataaagctgttattttaaaaaaagccctGGCATATAAACCAGTGCAGTTGGAGAACAGTGAGTGGTagaatgcatttattcattcattcaaaaatagaCATTGTGTGCTTACCATATGTTCTAGACATTGTGGATATGTGGCTAcagtattaaataaaacaaaaatatttgttcttatgTGCTTAAATAGCTAGCACTTATATAGCACTTATTAAGTGTGAGACATTTTACTTACTGCTGTGTGTATAGTAACAATTTCCATAACAACTCTCTAccagtattatccccatttcacagatagcACAAAGAGCTTAAACAACCCACTTGATGTTCTGCAGTCACAGAGCTAGGATCCCACTCTTCAGTGTGGCTTCAGAAGCTGGGCTGTTAGCCTCCAAACTGTTCTGCCCAAATTACATTCCAACTGAACCAAAAGCTGAGGAGCTGACTAGGCAGGGCCATAGGCCACAATAGGACATTCAGAATTTATccctgggaccagcctggtggcatagtgcttaagttcagcgCAGTCCGCTTTGTCAGCCCGGGGtttaggttcagatcctgggcacggacctacaccactcatcaaaccatggtgtggcaggtatcccacaaacaaagtagaagatgggcacaaatgttagctcagggccaatcctcctcaagcaaaaaaaaaaccaggattggcaacagatgttagctcagggccaatcttccacacggGGGGTCACGGTGgggtgggaagaaaaagaatttatccCTTGTGCAAAAGGACATTATTAAAGGGTTCCAAGCTGGGGATAATTTATGAGGATTCCTCTGGCTGCTTGGGGAGAATGGATCACTGGCATCAAGGATTCAAGCAGGGGACCAGTTAGGGACTCATATGATATTCCAGGTGAGAAGGTAGTCTGGTCTAGtggcattctttcatttaatctttccaatTCTGTGAGGTGAGTATTGGtggcctcattttacagatgaggggaaAAGTTAGGTGTCTGGAAACTTTTAAGGCCTCAGAGCTAGTGCCATTTCTGTCGAACTTCTGACTTAGCCAAATTTCTGAATCCAAGTCCTGTATTTGGTTATTTAATGATGCCTCAAACACATAATTGTCTCACCCTGAGGTAGAGAATGcccccattttaccaatgaagtAACCGAGGCTGAGGGGCCAGAACCTGGTCTGGAATCTGATCTGCCCGACCCCAAGCTTCTCTGGAGTTTCTGCAGTTGCCCACATGCCCCATGCTGCCCACTCGCCTCCCTAACTGCGGCCTTTCTATCACACACACTTGACTGTGTGCCTCCTAGGCTAAAATCCTCTTAGTGGCACATTACCCTTCAGATAATTCATGCTCCACGACAAGGAATCTGGAATCCTCCAGTTCCCAAAGTGCCCAGGCTCTGTGCTTGGGTCCTCAGTCCACCTGGCAAACTGCTACTCATTTTTCAAGACCAAACTGGTGTTGCCCATCAGATCCTCCCCTGTCCAGCCAGCCGCGTGCTTTCTTTCCTGTCAGTGTTCCGCGGAATCTTGTAACATGCCTTGAGCAGACTGTAATTGACAGGGCGCCATCTGTTTTCTGCTCATAGCCCCTGTCCCCAGGAGAGGGCCCGGGACCTAGTGAGCACTGAACAAGGCAGGGGTGGGAGCCCTCAGCACGGCACTGAAACTGCAGGCACGGATCTGGCCTCCTGGGCAGAGCAGTTAACACTACCCAGTAGTGGCCTTAGGCCAGAAGGCTCAGACATGTCTCAGGCCCCTTCCCACACACCACTCAACAGGctagttttttttcctctttctttattgtgagacaatatataaacacataaaacagaaaacagcaggGCTCCTCTTGGGCCTCAAAAAATAGCAAGGAAGAAGAGGTgccaaaaactttttttaaagtacaagaCACATTAGCGCCCAGACCAAGGGAGTGAAAGGCAGGCCAGAGCCAGCTGAGAGCTGGACTAAAGGCGCCCTCTCTCTGCCCAGAGCCAGGACAGCCCCAGGGAGCCCTGTGCCAGCAGCCAGTCCACACGGGCAAACGCCGCCCAGGGGAAACTCTACACCAGAGGGCCTTCCCCTCTTGGAAAGAAGGGTGACACACAGGAGTTAAgctcccccctcctctccttgctccctTCAGGGCTATAACTGAGGAAGAGGAAGTAGTGTCCCATGTCATTCTGACCCCTCCCCTGGGCCCAGATGCCCTCATACTTGGCATTTGCCAAAGTCTGTCCCAGCTCAGACCCTGACTACACCCACCAGGTGCCCAAAGTTcgttggggagggaaggggatggggaaaGGCTGGGTGTGAGAACAAACATCTTTATTTGCAGTCGTCACTGGGGCCGTTTCTTGCTGCTTATTTGTTTGCTGGCCTGCTCTTCCAGCTGCATGGCCAGGCGCAAGGCCTTGATGACATCTGGAAGCGGGGGTGCACTTAGGGTTAGTGGGCATCGCAGAGCCCCATTCCCTCAGGGCAGAGCCGCCATCACCTGCACAGGCCCCATCCTCCAGCTGCACCCACCTTGCAGGGCTGAGAAGTGCTTGGCTTGCTGGGCCAGGGCAGACTCTGCCTTGTTCACAAAGGTCTCCAGGTCATAGTCCGGCTGCTCGGTCATCTCGGAGAGCTCAAGCCAGCCTGGCCCTTGCTGCAACGACACAGGGAGGACCCTGTCAGTTCAATAATCACCAAACCAATGTAGCAAATTTTTCCTGGGGTCCTATCACCTGCAATGCAGATACCTGTGCACGACACCCATTCCTCCAAGCCTGGCCCAAACCCTGCCTCCTGACCCTCCCCTGCAGAAATCCTCGGCTTGAATTCATCTTCTTCCTTACCCTAACTTGTCCCTGTTCCTTATGTCAAATAATGCCATCATCTGTTTTGATGCCCAAGCCACAAATCtgagcaacttttttttttatgagcaGTAACTTTATTCTTTCACCCTCCTTGCCCCTAAATCCTACCAATTCCACCCCTTAAATGGTTCTTGAATCTCACGTCCTCACTCCAATCCCATGGCCATGACCACACTCAGTCTAGGCACCAACATCTCTCTCAGACTCCTTCCAGCAATCTCCTAAGGGCTCTTAACTCATAACTGCCTCTATTCATGCTCTTCCCATGTCCTCAACCAGGCTCTGCACTGTGGCCACAGTGATGTACCTAAAGCTCTGGTATGACCATGGCACCACTCTGCTTACCTCCCTTCAAAGGCATCCACTGCCCTCAACAAAGTCCAGGCCTTTGGTAATGAACCATAAGGCCCTTTAGTATCAGGTCCTTGCTGATCTGTCGTCCACAGCCTTAATCTCCCTTTATCATCAGCTCAAGTCCTTTCAAAGATTTGTACCCTTGAGCTCTCCAGAGAGGGAGGACACGCCCAAACATTTATCCTTCACGTTCCCACCTCAGTTCTAAGTGCCTGAGCTCTTCCTTTCTGCTCTGCACAGAACACCCCCGACACTGGGATGCACTTTGGGGCCTCTCCCTGTACCTGCTTGCCCATAGTGGGCATCAGAGCAGCCCTAGCATCTACCACTTACCAAACACCGAGCACATGCTGGGCACTGCTGAGTGCTATAAAAGCGTATCACTTAATCCTCAGAGAAGACATCCTGTCTTACCCATTTTCgggatgaagaaacagaggcccagTGAGGCCAAATGACTTTCGCAAGGAAACTGGCTTGTAAATAGAAGTATCAGGAGTAGTCAAATCTTACTTGAGGGCCTACTATCCATACTTCTTGTTTTTGGTCCTTGGTCTCAGCACAGGAGCTGCCTTATAGAAAAGTACTCGCCGAACATTCACTGAATAAACAAGACGAGGTCCCTGCACATAAATCAATCAGGAGCATGGAGGAGAGAGACTCCCTGTGGCTAGGAGGATGGAGCAAAGCTAGTGTGGGCCCGGCTGGAGAAGGCAGTGTGGTAATTAGCTGCCCCGGAAGAACACTGGATGAACAGGTAGAGAATTAAGAAGTGCTAGTGTAGAGGGCTGCCTCTCGCCCTCCCAACCTGAAGACCCGTGGGAGCAAAGCCCAAGTTACGTTCAAGGAGTGGTGCTGAGGGCCTGTGCTATGGGGGATATCCAGTCCCTCCCTGGCCAGGGCCAGCTTCCCACCTGTATAATCTCCTTAAGCTCTTCCACGgccctctcctccagctccctgaTCTGAGTCATGGCTTCATTAAAGCTGGACATCTGGGAAGACAGTTCCTCCTCTTCCTTGGAGAACTAAGGGGGCCAAAAGGAGACACATAGCAGTATGGACCACTTGCCATCTCAGCAACCATACTTCTGTCTTGCCTGACCCCACCTTGTCCCTTACATTGCCTGTGATCAGGGCCCCGTTGGAGCTGGCTTCCATCTCTTCTGTTTCCATTTGAGTTGGCTGCTCCCCACTGGGCCCACTGTGGGGACTCAGCTCCTTGACCCTGAGGAAACAAGATCTCAGATCCCACTGGGGATTGGGACAGACCTTCTAGCATCATGACTAAACTCCCAAGCCTCAGATTCACCGAGTCACAGAAGAGTGCGCAGTAGGCACTGAGGCCCCAGAGCCTCCCCCCTCATCACTGCCATTccttcccccccccacccctctccccatcccacctgGCCGTAGGTACTAGTACCTGTCTGCATATCTTAGTGTGTTTAAAGTGTATTCACAGGAGCTTATGCCCGGTGAGATCATGGCAATCTGCAAAAGGGCAGTCAAAGGTTGAGGATCATGGGGGCAGGGTGCTAGACAAACTGCTTCTGGACGGGCTGCCAGGAAGAGTGTTTTCAAGCCGCTGATACCCACATGCTATCTGAGGGGAGAGCTCCTTAAGCAcccgctctgtgccaggcaaCTTGTCCCACAGCCACTAAAAATTAAGGCACCTTAAAAGTTGGTTCCCTGCCTTTAAAGGCACATGATTACCTCCTGCCTCTGTATCTCTTTACTGACCCATTCCTCTTACTAAGGTCACATCTCAAGGCTCTGTGGCTCTTGCTGGAAACTTCAGTTCACCTAGGCTCAGGGATAATGTCTCAGAGAGAAGGCTCTAGAGCTTAGTCGGGAATCCTCACCTTCCCCAGCAGACAGGGGAGAGGATGTTccctggaggggagggcagaCCCTAGCTAGAAGAGCTTGTGGATAAAATAAGGAAGGAGGCAAAAAGCCTTCAAGGCCATAGCAGTGCTCTAGCCTATTTCCTAGGCTTGGGGCCTGTGAACCTGAGGGAAGCCACAGAAGAGGCGAAGACTCCCCTCCAGCTTCCCTAAAGGTCCTCCTTCTGAATTCTGGAGCCCCCTTTCGACCTGATAAGGCAGGAATTACCTCCCCCAAACCACGAGCTGCCCAGACATACAGTAAAGGGAgatcctttcctcctctcttgggTAGGCAAAGAGGAGCCTGGTGCTGCAGGCAGGGCTGAAGCCCAGTCAAGTTAGAGCCCAGAAACCCAGACAGCCAAGGGCACCGGGCCTGCTGCCCAGGGACGGGACTAAATGTCCTCCTGGACCACCTCCAAAGCGACCCTACTCACCATGCAGGTCCTTGAGTTCTCCCCGATAAAAGAGTCCCTCAGAACCTGTGTCAGCTTGCTCTCGCGGAACGGGGTGTGAGCCTTGTTCTGTCCCAAGGCCCTGATGCACTCCTGTGGGGCAGCAGGCAGAGCTGaggcccctctctccctccaccagcaGCTCCCCAGGCCAACCACCTCAAGCTAGCCCCTGCTACCTTCAGAGCCAAGAGACTCTTGTTGATTTCTGCCCCCTCCATGCGGGTCTGCCGGTCAGCACTGGAAGTGTCTGCGCCTCGCTCGTTCCCTGCCAGATCCACCAAAGAGAACTTGCCATGCATTCTCCCTTTGGCTCGAAGAAGAATCTGGAAGCAGGCGTGGGAGCGGGAAGAGTTGGAGTTGGCAAATGTCTGCCCAGAGGTCCTGTGGCAAAGGAGGGCAAAGAAATGCTATGAGCTTTTGGGGTCACCAGCCACCATGGCACCTAAGTCCAAGCCACCTCAGTCCACACCAGTGAGCTTTCTGGTAAGAGAGGGCCACAGGTCAGGACTCTAAGAAGTATCGTGTCTTCTTGTCCCAGACTTCCGCTCTGCCCACCCTGGGCAGCAGCTCTTCCTCTAGCTCTGGACCTAGTAGGTTTTCCTGGCAGTGAAAGGACTGGATTCTGTGCTAGGGCCTTGGCCAGACCTGGGGTGCCATAAGGACGTGGGGACGGATGAGTTGCTTCTGCTGCAGGGCAcacagggaaggaggggcagTCATGATCTACTTGACAAAACTTGAGGGCCCTGCAGAGGgcagccccctccctgggcctccacaAGGTGCCCAGCACCCACTGTACCACACTTAGGGCCCTGGTGGAAGAGGGCTTCCCTACCTCTCCACGGGAGCTAGAGCCCCATCACTTCCAGCCTAGAACAGACCCACAGCTCCTGTCTCCCACCACAGAGggagggaacagcaaggagaaACCCAGAGAAGTCAGGAGGCATGGCTTTGGGGTAGGAGCCTGGGAATGAAGCCTGCTGTGGCTAGATTTAGGCCACTTTGACTTGTTCCTGATGAGCCTCTGGCCCTGGGCCATCCGCCCCATTGAGACCTCTGAGAGGCCTTCACAGCCCTCATCGTGCTGGCGGAAGCGGGGTTCTGTGGAAACGGCAATGGGCTCAGAGCTAGTCTGTCACTTGAACTGGGCATTAAAAGGTGGCCCCTTCCCCCGCAGCCAGAACTCTGACCTGCAGGCACTGCCTATGTCGATCATCTTGATGACGTCGTCGGCACAGTTAACCAGGTGCTCCTGCAGCCCCACCACCTGCACCTGCTGCTTGCCGTCCTCCAGCACACGCAGCTTGGCCTTCTTGTTGAGCAGGTCGAACAGCTGTGCCAGGCAGGGGAACAAGACTAAGGCCATCAGGCCTCAGGCACCCCACCTGACTCTGCCCTCCTTCAGGGCCTGTCCCAGCCCTGAAGACAAGGGCTGGCAGCAGGAAAGGCAGGGAGAAGCTAAGCTTGGCAGACATCAGACTAGCAGAGGACAGTACACTTGCCTCAGTCTGATGTGACTCTGCTACTTTACTAGCTGTGTCAGCTTGGGCAAGTGCTTAACCACCTAGCCTTGTTTCTCATCTGTACCATAGTGACATAATTCCTCATAGGCCTGCTGTGAGGATTGAAAGAGCTGAGAcaaataaagtgcttagaatagaaTATTATGCTTAGCATATGATAACATATTAATAAGCAACGTTAGCTATTTTATTATCATCTAGATCCTGCTCCAGGGAAGGCAGCTCTGCAAAAGCAAATGGAGTATAGAGAGGTAGCaagatatatagatagagagagaatATGAGTAGGAGAAGGAATGTGCACAAtcgggggaaggagagaaagaattatGAGAGGTGGGTCGAGGAAGGACAGGGCACAAGACAAACCTCCCATCTGAGAGGGAGCCCTGAGGAGTATTCTTGCCAAACTTGTTGAACTTGGGTACCATCCCACCGTCAGATGAAACCTCCCATGCATGGCAGGACAGAGTGGCCAAAAGGACAGAGTGGCCTTTGGTTGTTTGGCTTCTACAATTTCTAGCCAACCTCAAGGTTTTAGAAAGTTCAGGGGCTCCAAGAGCATAAACAGAGGGCTCCCTGCCAGCTACCTTCCCATTATAGATCTCGAAGAATGTCACATAGACTTCCAGGCCCAGGTTCCGGTAGCGGGGCTGATTCTTCAGGAGGAAGACATCCCGAGCTGTGGGAGAGAGCCTGGGCTAAGTAAGCAGCCTgcctctctgtgcccagccccACTGTGGCAGAACACACTACTTACAGGCCATTGCGTAGATCCCTTTGGATGCATTCTGGGCTTTCCCCGAGAGGTCTCCACCCATAGTCTGCAAAGGGAAGGGGCAGAAGACAGTGGTAAGGGGCCCTTGGCCTAAGCCAGAGCACTCTGGCTCCACTGCCACGGTGGACCACACAAAAGCCAGGAGGCTGGACCTGCAAAGGCCCCTCGCTGCACCTGGCACAGCAGGAGTAACTGGTGGTGGGGCATCTGCACTAAGGGGACTTTCTGCAAGAAACTCATTGTCATCCTTGTCAGGGACCCAGCGTCGCACCATGGGCAGGCTCACTCCCTGCCAGGCCGAATACTCACGTGTGTCTTGCCACTTCCTGTCTGGCCATATGCAAAACAGGTTGCTTTTCCCCCTTCAAAGATTGTCTGTACCAGTGGCCTTGCTGTGAACCTAAGAGAAAGGATAGGGAAGAGTGAGCATCTCTCCCCAAAATGAGCTCCCTGGAACGTGGTCCTGCTGCCCTTCCACCGCAGAACTCCTGGTCCTCCTTCCAAGCAGCAGACTCCGCTCATGCAGTGGTCCCACCTGACCCCACTTAAAGTCTGAACTTCTCCTGGCCagctggggagggctgggctgaCCTGGCAGGAACAGGGTGATGGCCCACACGCTAACTgagccaccagcccctcctctgacCCTGGAGACACAGATGAAAGCCTGAGCTTACCAGGCAACTTCTAGCATAAGATACATTACAAAGATCAAAGGAAACCCTCTAAAGTAGgagcctaaaatattttaggctctgtgggccaCATAGCTCTCTCATTcctatatctttctttttattttaaagtcctataaaaacataaaacccaTTCTTAAGAGCTATGTAAAAAGGGATTGCAAGCCAAACgtggcccatgggctgtagtttgtcAACCTTGAGAGAGGTTCTGGTGCCAGATGCCAGCTCTATGTGATGGCTGatccaaagaaaacagaggacACCAG
This genomic window contains:
- the KIF2C gene encoding kinesin-like protein KIF2C isoform X1; translated protein: MDSSLQARLFPGLAIKIQRSNGLIHSANVRTVNLEKSCVSVEWTEGGATKGKEIDFDDVAAINPELLQLLPLHPKDNLPLQENVTVQKQKRRSVNSKIPAPREGLRGRSTRMSTVPEVRITTQENDMEVELPAPANSRKQFSIPTGPPRPSCPAVAEIPLTLVSEEVEEQVHSIRGSSSANPVNSVRRKSCIVKEMEKMKNKREEKRAQNSEMRIKRAQEYDNSFPNWEFARMIKEFRATLECHPLTVTDPIEEHRICVCVRKRPLNKQELAKKEIDVISIPSKCLLLVHEPKLKVDLTKYLENQAFCFDFAFDETASNEVVYRFTARPLVQTIFEGGKATCFAYGQTGSGKTHTMGGDLSGKAQNASKGIYAMASRDVFLLKNQPRYRNLGLEVYVTFFEIYNGKLFDLLNKKAKLRVLEDGKQQVQVVGLQEHLVNCADDVIKMIDIGSACRTSGQTFANSNSSRSHACFQILLRAKGRMHGKFSLVDLAGNERGADTSSADRQTRMEGAEINKSLLALKECIRALGQNKAHTPFRESKLTQVLRDSFIGENSRTCMIAMISPGISSCEYTLNTLRYADRVKELSPHSGPSGEQPTQMETEEMEASSNGALITGNFSKEEEELSSQMSSFNEAMTQIRELEERAVEELKEIIQQGPGWLELSEMTEQPDYDLETFVNKAESALAQQAKHFSALQDVIKALRLAMQLEEQASKQISSKKRPQ
- the KIF2C gene encoding kinesin-like protein KIF2C isoform X3 — encoded protein: MIDFDDVAAINPELLQLLPLHPKDNLPLQENVTVQKQKRRSVNSKIPAPREGLRGRSTRMSTVPEVRITTQENDMEVELPAPANSRKQFSIPTGPPRPSCPAVAEIPLTLVSEEVEEQVHSIRGSSSANPVNSVRRKSCIVKEMEKMKNKREEKRAQNSEMRIKRAQEYDNSFPNWEFARMIKEFRATLECHPLTVTDPIEEHRICVCVRKRPLNKQELAKKEIDVISIPSKCLLLVHEPKLKVDLTKYLENQAFCFDFAFDETASNEVVYRFTARPLVQTIFEGGKATCFAYGQTGSGKTHTMGGDLSGKAQNASKGIYAMASRDVFLLKNQPRYRNLGLEVYVTFFEIYNGKLFDLLNKKAKLRVLEDGKQQVQVVGLQEHLVNCADDVIKMIDIGSACRTSGQTFANSNSSRSHACFQILLRAKGRMHGKFSLVDLAGNERGADTSSADRQTRMEGAEINKSLLALKECIRALGQNKAHTPFRESKLTQVLRDSFIGENSRTCMIAMISPGISSCEYTLNTLRYADRVKELSPHSGPSGEQPTQMETEEMEASSNGALITGNFSKEEEELSSQMSSFNEAMTQIRELEERAVEELKEIIQQGPGWLELSEMTEQPDYDLETFVNKAESALAQQAKHFSALQDVIKALRLAMQLEEQASKQISSKKRPQ
- the KIF2C gene encoding kinesin-like protein KIF2C isoform X4, with the protein product MIDFDDVAAINPELLQLLPLHPKDNLPLQENVTVQKQKRRSVNSKIPAPREGLRGRSTRMSTVPEVRITTQENDMEVELPAPANSRKQFSIPIRRKSCIVKEMEKMKNKREEKRAQNSEMRIKRAQEYDNSFPNWEFARMIKEFRATLECHPLTVTDPIEEHRICVCVRKRPLNKQELAKKEIDVISIPSKCLLLVHEPKLKVDLTKYLENQAFCFDFAFDETASNEVVYRFTARPLVQTIFEGGKATCFAYGQTGSGKTHTMGGDLSGKAQNASKGIYAMASRDVFLLKNQPRYRNLGLEVYVTFFEIYNGKLFDLLNKKAKLRVLEDGKQQVQVVGLQEHLVNCADDVIKMIDIGSACRTSGQTFANSNSSRSHACFQILLRAKGRMHGKFSLVDLAGNERGADTSSADRQTRMEGAEINKSLLALKECIRALGQNKAHTPFRESKLTQVLRDSFIGENSRTCMIAMISPGISSCEYTLNTLRYADRVKELSPHSGPSGEQPTQMETEEMEASSNGALITGNFSKEEEELSSQMSSFNEAMTQIRELEERAVEELKEIIQQGPGWLELSEMTEQPDYDLETFVNKAESALAQQAKHFSALQDVIKALRLAMQLEEQASKQISSKKRPQ
- the KIF2C gene encoding kinesin-like protein KIF2C isoform X2, with amino-acid sequence MDSSLQARLFPGLAIKIQRSNGLIHSANVRTVNLEKSCVSVEWTEGGATKGKEIDFDDVAAINPELLQLLPLHPKDNLPLQENVTVQKQKRRSVNSKIPAPREGLRGRSTRMSTVPEVRITTQENDMEVELPAPANSRKQFSIPIRRKSCIVKEMEKMKNKREEKRAQNSEMRIKRAQEYDNSFPNWEFARMIKEFRATLECHPLTVTDPIEEHRICVCVRKRPLNKQELAKKEIDVISIPSKCLLLVHEPKLKVDLTKYLENQAFCFDFAFDETASNEVVYRFTARPLVQTIFEGGKATCFAYGQTGSGKTHTMGGDLSGKAQNASKGIYAMASRDVFLLKNQPRYRNLGLEVYVTFFEIYNGKLFDLLNKKAKLRVLEDGKQQVQVVGLQEHLVNCADDVIKMIDIGSACRTSGQTFANSNSSRSHACFQILLRAKGRMHGKFSLVDLAGNERGADTSSADRQTRMEGAEINKSLLALKECIRALGQNKAHTPFRESKLTQVLRDSFIGENSRTCMIAMISPGISSCEYTLNTLRYADRVKELSPHSGPSGEQPTQMETEEMEASSNGALITGNFSKEEEELSSQMSSFNEAMTQIRELEERAVEELKEIIQQGPGWLELSEMTEQPDYDLETFVNKAESALAQQAKHFSALQDVIKALRLAMQLEEQASKQISSKKRPQ
- the KIF2C gene encoding kinesin-like protein KIF2C isoform X5 is translated as MSTVPEVRITTQENDMEVELPAPANSRKQFSIPTGPPRPSCPAVAEIPLTLVSEEVEEQVHSIRGSSSANPVNSVRRKSCIVKEMEKMKNKREEKRAQNSEMRIKRAQEYDNSFPNWEFARMIKEFRATLECHPLTVTDPIEEHRICVCVRKRPLNKQELAKKEIDVISIPSKCLLLVHEPKLKVDLTKYLENQAFCFDFAFDETASNEVVYRFTARPLVQTIFEGGKATCFAYGQTGSGKTHTMGGDLSGKAQNASKGIYAMASRDVFLLKNQPRYRNLGLEVYVTFFEIYNGKLFDLLNKKAKLRVLEDGKQQVQVVGLQEHLVNCADDVIKMIDIGSACRTSGQTFANSNSSRSHACFQILLRAKGRMHGKFSLVDLAGNERGADTSSADRQTRMEGAEINKSLLALKECIRALGQNKAHTPFRESKLTQVLRDSFIGENSRTCMIAMISPGISSCEYTLNTLRYADRVKELSPHSGPSGEQPTQMETEEMEASSNGALITGNFSKEEEELSSQMSSFNEAMTQIRELEERAVEELKEIIQQGPGWLELSEMTEQPDYDLETFVNKAESALAQQAKHFSALQDVIKALRLAMQLEEQASKQISSKKRPQ